TCCTTGGATAAATCAGGAAGTTCACCTACAATGTCTCCTTCCTCCTCATCGGAATCGAAATCATCATCCGAATCCCAGGTGTTAGCAATTTTTCCTTGCTTTTGtgcaattttgaatttctggAAATCTTTTTGCCAGTCAAATTCAGCATTATTGTTATCGGAGTCGTATTCTGCCAGCTCATCAGCATAATTGTCAATGTCCCACTCGTCGAAATCTTGATTTTCGAATTCTTGGTCTTCTGCTGCACCagatttcaacaagtcATCAAATATATCTCCCTCTTCCGCATCCTGCTCTGCATCTATATAGGCTTCGTCCTCCAAAGCAATTAATACCTCTCGCAGCCTAGGATCCATATCTGGCTTAAATCCTTTAATCTCATCAGGAACATCCTGTTGAGTTCTGTGGTCATATTCTTTAATGCTGTCAGATTGAAATAGCTTAGGGTCCAAAAATTCCTGTGGTTCTTTGATAACGATATCACTAgccttctttttcactGGCTCTTCCTTTTTAGGGATAAATACACCCTGTTGTTCCCCGATTGGCTTCAAATGTTGCATGTAATCGTAGCTGGAGTCGTCATAGATAATACCGTAGAGAGCTGCCTCTCCTTCGTTTTTCCTGACTTGGTCTTTTAATTCTTCGTCTAACTCCTTCTTGGTCTTCAGTCTTAAGTTCGGTCTTTTAGCTTCATCGCCCTTAGGCAACGGTTTCAGAACCAAATCTGGAGCATCTTCGTCATAATATAAAGGGTCCTCCCGGGATCGATaaacaagtttgaaagtCTGGGCCGACTTTTTGTCGAACTTTTTCCTTCCCATTTCTATCTGATTATTCTTGCAGTGCTTGCCtgtattcttttttttttttttttttttttcttaggTAAGGTCTGCCGCGATACGATCATTCTACGATCCACCCACACTTGTCCTCCAGAAGAACAACCCACCTCCAATGAAGGTAACCATTCAGAACTGGCATTCCATTTTTGCCTGGCACTGGGATGTACCTGGTGACGAAGTTTGCGGAATATGCCGAGTCGCCTTTGATGGAACCTGCCCTGTATGCAAGTTCCCCGGAGATCAATGTCCAATTGGTaagttttttgattgtcttttttgttttgtaATTTTGCGCTCACATGTGGGCCATGTACTGACTTTTTGCCCAGCAATTGGCTCCTGCCATCACTCGTTTCACATGCATTGCATTTTAAAATGGTTGGATACAGACACTTCAAAGGGGTTGTGTCCAATGTGTAGACAGATATTCACCTTGGAGAACTCCAATAACAAGGAAGTCTTCGAAGCACTTAGTGGGAGGCCGTCCCCTTTGGAGGAAGGCATTCTCGAACAGGAGGGAACGCCCGTCTAGAAAATTACGTAACCTCAATTTGTGCACGTGGATATTGTTAGCATTGTAGCAGACTTCCGATCAACTTACGACTATGACATCATAGGTCTAGAGGTTCCAAAATTTTGCTGAAATGAAAAGACTTTTTACCCTTAAAGTTTATTGCAAAACATGGGTGAAAATTGTTACACTATCGTCGTTAAATTGGGAACCAGTTCCGTGGTAGATGAAGAAACCAGGGAACCAAGAATCGCAACTATGTCTCGTATTGTCGAGACCCTTGTTAAGCTGCGAAGGAAGGGCCATCGAATTGTCATCGTCTCCTCAGGTGCCATCGCTGTGGGCATGAAGAGAGTCAACATGAAGCGGAAACCAAAAAAGTTACAGCAAGTGCAGGCATTGGCTGCTATAGGACAAGGCCGTTTGATAGGACTTTGGGACGACCTTTTCCGTCAGTTGAATCAGCCTATTGCGCAGATTTTACTGACTAGAACGGATTTGGTCGATTACACCCAGTTTAAGAACGCTGAAAATACATTGGAACAGCTTATTAAAATGGGTATTATTCCTATTGTCAATGAGAATGACACCCTATCcattcaagaaatcaaatttgGTGACAATGACACCTTATCCGCCATAACAGCTGGTATGTGTCATGCAGACTACCTGTTTTTGGTGACTGATGTGGACTGTCTTTACACGGATAACCCTCGTACGAATCCGGACGCTGAGCCAATCGTGTTAGTTAGAAATATGAGGAATCTAAACGTCAATACCGAAAGTGGAGGTTCCGCCGTAGGAACAGGAGGAATGACAACTAAATTGATCGCAGCTGATTTGGGTGTATCTGCAGGTGTTACAACGATTATTTGCAAAAGTGAACATCCCGAGCAGATTTTGGACATTGTAGAGTACAGTATCCGTGCTGATAGAGTCGAAAATGAGGCTAAATATCTGGTCATCAACGAAGAGGAAACTGtggaacaatttcaagagATCAATCGGTCAGAACTGAGGGAGTTGAACAAGCTGGACATTCCTTTGCATACACGTTTCGTTGGCCACAGTTTTAATGCTGTTAATAACAAAGAGTTTTGGTTACTCCATGGACTAAAGGCCAACGGAGCCATTATCATTGATCCAGGTTGTTATAAGGCTATCACTAGAAAAAACAAAGCTGGTATTCTTCCAGCTGGAATTATTTCCGTAGAGGGTAATTTCCATGAATACGAGTGTGTTGATGTTAAGGTAGGACTAAGAGATCCAGATGACCCACATTCACTAGACCCCAATGAAGAACTTTACGTCGTTGGCCGTGCCCGTTGTAATTACCCCAGcaatcaaatcaacaaaATTAAGGGTCTACAAAGCTCGCAGATCGAGCAGGTTCTAGGTTACGCTGACGGTGAGTATGTTGTTCACAGGGACAACTTGGCTTTCCCAGTATTTGCCGATCCAGAACTGTTGGATGTTGTTGAGAGTACCCTGTCTGAACAGGAGAGAGAATCCAAACCAAATAAATAGAATTTCACATATGCTGCTTGATTATGTAATTATACCTTGCGTTCGATGGCATCGATTTCCTCTTCTGTCAATCGCGCATCGCATTAAAAGTatactttttttttttcctatAGTACTATTCGCCT
This is a stretch of genomic DNA from Komagataella phaffii GS115 chromosome 3, complete sequence. It encodes these proteins:
- a CDS encoding Catalytic core subunit of the Anaphase-Promoting Complex/Cyclosome (APC/C) yields the protein MKVTIQNWHSIFAWHWDVPGDEVCGICRVAFDGTCPVCKFPGDQCPIGKFFDCLFCFVILRSHVGHVLTFCPAIGSCHHSFHMHCILKWLDTDTSKGLCPMCRQIFTLENSNNKEVFEALSGRPSPLEEGILEQEGTPV
- a CDS encoding Gamma-glutamyl kinase; translation: MGENCYTIVVKLGTSSVVDEETREPRIATMSRIVETLVKLRRKGHRIVIVSSGAIAVGMKRVNMKRKPKKLQQVQALAAIGQGRLIGLWDDLFRQLNQPIAQILLTRTDLVDYTQFKNAENTLEQLIKMGIIPIVNENDTLSIQEIKFGDNDTLSAITAGMCHADYLFLVTDVDCLYTDNPRTNPDAEPIVLVRNMRNLNVNTESGGSAVGTGGMTTKLIAADLGVSAGVTTIICKSEHPEQILDIVEYSIRADRVENEAKYLVINEEETVEQFQEINRSELRELNKLDIPLHTRFVGHSFNAVNNKEFWLLHGLKANGAIIIDPGCYKAITRKNKAGILPAGIISVEGNFHEYECVDVKVGLRDPDDPHSLDPNEELYVVGRARCNYPSNQINKIKGLQSSQIEQVLGYADGEYVVHRDNLAFPVFADPELLDVVESTLSEQERESKPNK